Proteins from a single region of Spirochaetota bacterium:
- a CDS encoding LamG domain-containing protein: MAILFACVICIHAQKPDDGLLLRLDFKDATGGSMQDMTGKHTLSALSGKIAVQDDALVTGMNKIYILSNHSIFNCTSELTLSFWLSVKSNTGRQYLLFKGIRDTKPEKVQFLTGLLDGRLTFSAMDSDGVWNTLAETPKPVIEANRWHHCGITYKNGVVSLFVDGKMLYSKQYSITSLVPNDAPIYIGGGMFAGANQPNAYFCEGQVKDIRIYNRSISGQEMKTLSGNVSDKTDDVPSGSRFGRNLLFNSSFELGDKGWSGQRLVKIDAEGKWDYKGQGWVIDNATARFGKNSIRLDVPENNAVLFSSHEFYANARKEVTVSFWAKSAAEKYPVQVMLRSIMTSGPKLDLQMGGGSFLLGRDWKRYSFAFTVGNEKSRFFYFSVVAGNDGKNVFNTPGTVWLDGLQTEEGKLSDYVPSSAVEAAVYVPEIIVSPGKIKGDVIAISYSVPQNATPIGITLKNSFFNRSESSQSHIFELKPGVPQRKSFEFSGENFGYFNIFTSLQPGSPDGEVFVYNRKLPLATQRPPEDLSSQSAAAFVRVFPPSSPKKGFRIGVQSTLDGAVNIGLPFPGDPVPFFADSIGTAQQIADSTRLAGGLMFREWGNKKI, from the coding sequence ATGGCGATTCTCTTTGCATGCGTGATATGCATACACGCGCAGAAACCCGACGACGGACTTCTGCTGCGCCTCGACTTCAAAGATGCGACAGGCGGCAGTATGCAGGACATGACTGGAAAGCATACGTTATCCGCGTTGTCAGGAAAGATCGCTGTGCAGGATGACGCATTGGTCACGGGCATGAATAAAATTTACATTCTTTCCAACCACAGTATATTCAACTGCACAAGTGAATTGACGCTGTCATTCTGGCTGTCGGTTAAATCGAATACCGGCCGTCAGTACTTGTTATTTAAAGGTATTCGCGACACGAAGCCCGAGAAAGTTCAGTTTCTGACCGGTTTGCTCGATGGTCGCTTAACATTCTCTGCCATGGATTCGGATGGAGTATGGAACACATTAGCCGAGACACCGAAACCGGTGATCGAAGCAAATCGATGGCACCATTGCGGCATAACGTATAAAAACGGCGTGGTATCGCTATTTGTCGACGGAAAGATGCTCTATTCAAAACAATATTCAATTACGTCGTTAGTCCCGAATGATGCGCCGATCTATATCGGCGGGGGCATGTTCGCGGGCGCCAATCAACCAAACGCTTATTTTTGCGAGGGACAGGTCAAGGATATCCGGATTTATAATCGCTCGATCAGCGGACAGGAAATGAAAACGCTGAGTGGAAATGTGTCAGACAAGACAGATGATGTTCCATCGGGATCACGTTTTGGACGAAATCTGTTATTTAATTCGAGCTTCGAACTTGGGGATAAGGGCTGGTCGGGACAAAGGTTAGTAAAAATTGACGCGGAGGGTAAATGGGATTACAAAGGACAGGGCTGGGTGATAGATAATGCAACCGCCAGATTTGGAAAGAACTCCATTCGTCTGGATGTTCCGGAAAACAATGCGGTATTATTCAGTTCACATGAGTTTTATGCAAATGCCAGAAAAGAGGTGACCGTTTCCTTCTGGGCAAAAAGCGCTGCCGAAAAATATCCCGTTCAGGTAATGCTAAGAAGCATCATGACCAGCGGCCCGAAACTCGATCTGCAAATGGGCGGGGGCAGTTTTCTCCTGGGGCGTGATTGGAAGCGTTATTCATTCGCCTTCACCGTGGGAAATGAAAAGTCGCGGTTCTTTTATTTTTCTGTTGTCGCCGGCAACGATGGTAAAAACGTATTTAACACACCAGGCACAGTATGGTTGGACGGGCTGCAAACTGAGGAAGGAAAACTTTCTGACTATGTGCCTTCGTCTGCGGTAGAGGCAGCGGTATACGTGCCTGAGATAATAGTGTCGCCGGGGAAAATCAAAGGCGACGTAATTGCGATCTCGTATTCCGTTCCCCAAAACGCCACGCCAATCGGAATTACTCTGAAAAACAGCTTCTTCAATCGTAGTGAATCATCGCAAAGTCATATTTTTGAGCTGAAACCCGGTGTGCCGCAAAGAAAAAGTTTTGAGTTCAGCGGGGAGAATTTCGGATATTTCAATATTTTCACCAGCCTACAGCCAGGAAGCCCTGACGGTGAGGTATTCGTCTATAATCGCAAACTGCCACTGGCTACCCAGCGCCCGCCGGAAGATTTATCATCGCAGTCTGCAGCTGCATTCGTCCGGGTTTTTCCACCATCTTCGCCGAAAAAAGGCTTTCGGATCGGGGTACAAAGTACGCTGGACGGTGCTGTAAATATCGGGCTCCCGTTCCCCGGCGATCCAGTACCGTTTTTCGCCGATAGCATCGGTACAGCGCAGCAAATTGCTGACAGCACCCGCCTTGCTGGCGGATTGATGTTTCGAGAATGGGGCAACAAAAAAATATAG
- a CDS encoding uroporphyrinogen decarboxylase family protein: MTSKERVLRSIRHQEVDRVPSYMLSGGSINSMLAERLGIDTSQLNRTNSYGNFDIIDRLGCDVRFIYPAPIPPPGYKYFSCGSVHAALHDGVLIYEKMPLENATSVDEIVNYEKWPSPDWTNYTIPQWMLPELKDKAVCAYDMNILLLYAMGMRGMENIMMDMAGDPDMAHAVFKKVSDHHCERMRRFLTVNEGLVDIVGIGDDVAGQDGMFFGVDMWREFIKPYLQKAVDICYEFNVIPYFHGCGGFSVLYKDFIEMGITCTGRLQTEAKGNNFAKIKQEYGKDLCLWGAVDCQHKVIEGTPDDVRAHVRQLLRENADGTGFIAGPTHSFTDDTPVENIAALYDALCEKTTVCDRIGIK; encoded by the coding sequence ATGACATCAAAAGAACGGGTATTGCGTTCCATCCGGCATCAGGAAGTGGACCGCGTTCCCAGCTATATGTTAAGCGGAGGCAGCATCAACTCCATGCTTGCAGAAAGACTCGGGATAGATACATCCCAGCTGAATCGTACCAACTCGTATGGTAATTTCGATATTATCGATCGTCTTGGATGTGATGTACGGTTCATATATCCTGCGCCTATTCCTCCGCCCGGGTATAAATACTTCTCTTGCGGCAGCGTTCATGCAGCCCTGCATGACGGAGTCCTCATCTATGAGAAAATGCCCCTTGAAAACGCGACAAGCGTTGACGAAATAGTAAACTATGAAAAGTGGCCAAGCCCCGATTGGACGAACTATACAATACCACAATGGATGCTTCCTGAACTGAAAGACAAAGCTGTTTGCGCATATGATATGAATATACTTCTATTATATGCAATGGGCATGCGCGGCATGGAAAACATCATGATGGACATGGCAGGCGACCCCGATATGGCACATGCGGTTTTCAAAAAAGTAAGCGATCATCACTGCGAACGCATGCGTCGTTTTCTTACCGTGAACGAAGGCCTTGTCGATATAGTCGGCATCGGCGATGACGTGGCCGGACAGGACGGCATGTTCTTCGGCGTTGACATGTGGCGGGAATTCATCAAGCCGTATCTGCAAAAGGCGGTGGATATCTGCTATGAGTTTAACGTCATCCCCTACTTCCACGGCTGCGGCGGCTTTTCAGTGCTCTATAAAGATTTTATTGAAATGGGCATCACCTGTACCGGACGACTTCAGACAGAAGCGAAAGGGAATAATTTTGCGAAAATTAAGCAGGAATATGGGAAAGACTTATGCCTTTGGGGTGCTGTCGATTGCCAACACAAAGTAATTGAAGGAACGCCCGACGATGTGCGTGCACATGTCAGGCAGCTTTTGCGGGAAAACGCTGACGGTACGGGTTTCATCGCAGGACCGACGCATTCGTTTACTGATGATACGCCGGTGGAAAATATTGCTGCACTATACGATGCGCTCTGTGAAAAAACGACTGTGTGTGATAGAATTGGAATCAAGTAA
- a CDS encoding AraC family transcriptional regulator translates to MSTSSRSIYCSDRKNVLSQIYPCLKSIIEYTSYGRWRTKIARPITHTVSYVQEGAASLVIDKKRYRSLPETITIYSPGQKYHGANEKPYVPYRIFSYVIDFGADVILPSRFSPEGGVRARSILDTVKALAVRKESNELAVKNLLLEFFALAATPHATASQPDRNRILCRRIQDHIDAHCSEPFSLSALAEIGNLSTFRVSHLFKDITGHSPREYYHERKILAAKHLLAGTTMNITEIASELGFASVHHLSGLFTNITGHSPVAYRAQLLKVAKRSSRSRLDNAPSV, encoded by the coding sequence ATGTCAACATCGAGCCGCAGCATTTATTGTTCTGACAGGAAAAACGTCCTTTCACAGATATATCCCTGCCTGAAGTCGATTATTGAATACACATCCTATGGGCGCTGGCGTACAAAAATAGCACGCCCGATAACCCATACGGTCAGTTATGTGCAGGAAGGGGCAGCAAGTCTCGTCATCGATAAAAAAAGATACCGGTCTCTGCCGGAAACGATCACGATCTATTCTCCTGGACAGAAATATCACGGTGCGAATGAAAAGCCATACGTCCCCTATCGCATCTTCTCCTATGTTATCGATTTCGGCGCAGACGTCATCCTTCCCTCCCGTTTCTCTCCGGAGGGGGGCGTCCGCGCGCGCAGCATTCTGGATACGGTAAAAGCGCTCGCCGTTCGCAAAGAAAGCAACGAGCTTGCGGTAAAGAACCTTCTTCTGGAATTCTTCGCCCTCGCCGCAACGCCGCATGCGACGGCATCGCAGCCTGATCGCAATCGGATCCTCTGCCGCCGCATTCAGGACCATATCGATGCGCATTGCAGTGAGCCTTTCAGTCTCAGCGCACTTGCCGAGATAGGGAATCTAAGCACATTCCGCGTCAGTCACCTCTTCAAGGACATCACCGGGCATTCGCCGCGCGAATATTATCATGAGCGTAAAATACTCGCAGCGAAGCATCTGCTTGCAGGCACGACGATGAACATCACTGAGATAGCATCGGAGCTCGGCTTTGCGTCCGTGCATCATCTTTCGGGATTGTTCACGAATATAACGGGGCATTCGCCCGTCGCGTATCGTGCACAGCTGCTGAAGGTCGCAAAAAGAAGTTCACGGAGCCGGTTGGATAACGCTCCAAGCGTTTGA
- a CDS encoding IclR family transcriptional regulator → MKKIQVLERAFAVLEMMAKGSGRVHTLSELIHASGLKAPTMVHILQTLVSLGYVEHLGRKKGYVLGSGVYALARGERYQDPLAAAKPYLEEFSLNTGEYIALSVLRDGQRIIVHHIRSTKSVQVDTPMQERETPYRSVSGRLLLASLPEALQRKHFRQYGLPGELWPEISSEADFVMELSSIRAQGKVISITNDLTSIAIPIRVKGAVIAALGVFLPSYRFKTEQRKAILSLLAHTAEKISDHFDERLDSNVSGTTDKPSTARSKMKDDKK, encoded by the coding sequence ATGAAAAAAATACAGGTATTAGAGCGCGCCTTCGCGGTCCTTGAAATGATGGCAAAAGGGTCCGGCAGGGTGCACACGCTCAGTGAATTGATACATGCATCCGGGCTCAAAGCGCCGACAATGGTGCACATTCTTCAGACCCTCGTTTCACTCGGGTATGTCGAGCACTTGGGGCGAAAAAAGGGATACGTGCTCGGGTCAGGGGTATATGCCCTCGCACGGGGAGAGCGGTACCAGGACCCGCTCGCAGCGGCAAAACCGTACTTGGAGGAATTCTCACTCAACACCGGGGAATACATCGCGCTGTCGGTATTACGCGATGGGCAGCGCATCATCGTGCATCATATACGATCGACAAAGAGCGTGCAGGTGGATACACCCATGCAGGAACGGGAAACACCGTACCGCTCCGTCTCCGGACGGCTGCTGCTGGCTTCACTTCCTGAAGCGTTACAGCGTAAACATTTCAGACAATACGGACTCCCCGGGGAACTCTGGCCGGAGATAAGCTCAGAGGCCGATTTTGTGATGGAGTTGTCCAGTATCCGTGCGCAGGGAAAGGTAATCAGCATTACGAATGACCTCACCTCGATAGCCATTCCCATTCGTGTGAAAGGGGCAGTTATCGCAGCACTCGGGGTTTTCCTTCCATCGTACAGGTTCAAAACAGAACAGAGAAAAGCGATTCTGTCATTGCTTGCACATACCGCCGAAAAAATATCTGACCATTTCGATGAACGGCTGGATTCAAATGTTTCGGGAACAACGGATAAACCCTCTACCGCGCGATCAAAAATGAAGGACGATAAAAAATGA
- a CDS encoding DUF3604 domain-containing protein — protein MKEYFISADLTPGQVLAGDSITITIRLVIGKDFISEKSRIVFDMPGTLKYSRPTCYLPSEDGYTEVYCSNPDVVYSRKVWDIATEDFAKKCAVQGMGGRTQRMFVIDIEDGKLSAGDEIIVKWGDVVNGFGVGTKVVSTLTFPDFHDTVHVRYFINRDTAFPDLARDFKGYERPVPDAEIPLDIEILPREPVSLRLLRRTKKAYLQILDRFANICRTDSLDGFLQGNLAAVKNTSGVYEFNAPHISVVSNSLPLSQSPALNDVFDSMHIYFGDMHTHSSISNDCADRQKSNSTPERHFTYARDVAALDFAALTDHHQPWDSERNKIGEKNWEIICSTAKRFTAAGEFIAFPGFEYRCPRGDTAIVLNEDISYAEIDDPSLKDIRTLWEKFKGRDYLSIPHFHNTGSLPVNEWYRCPDERIEPVLEINSCHGSYEREGALETGLSTSKPFRSDRCGNYFLQNGYPCGFVCNSDGHIGNPGNNGLTAVFARELTREAIFEAIRNRHVYGTTNARIRLLFTMNGSLMGSRLTAVDEKKLSISLSGESKFKAVDIFRNGVLFRRFKPYAVDFQETMTIRDAGKSSWYVRAIQMDNHVAYASPIWFT, from the coding sequence GTGAAAGAGTATTTTATCTCGGCAGATCTCACGCCCGGGCAGGTGCTGGCGGGCGACAGCATTACCATCACCATTCGCCTTGTAATAGGGAAAGATTTCATCTCCGAAAAAAGCCGCATCGTCTTCGATATGCCCGGCACATTGAAATATTCGCGCCCGACATGCTATCTGCCGTCGGAGGACGGCTACACCGAGGTGTACTGCTCGAACCCCGATGTCGTCTATTCAAGGAAGGTCTGGGATATCGCCACCGAGGATTTCGCGAAAAAATGCGCGGTACAGGGCATGGGCGGTAGAACACAGCGGATGTTCGTCATCGATATCGAGGATGGAAAACTCTCGGCGGGTGATGAGATCATCGTCAAATGGGGGGATGTCGTCAACGGTTTCGGTGTCGGCACCAAGGTCGTATCTACCCTCACCTTCCCCGACTTCCATGATACCGTACATGTACGATATTTCATCAACCGCGACACGGCATTCCCCGATCTTGCCCGGGATTTCAAAGGCTATGAACGCCCGGTCCCGGATGCAGAGATACCGCTCGACATAGAGATACTGCCGCGTGAACCCGTGTCGCTCAGGCTCCTGCGCAGGACGAAAAAAGCATACCTGCAGATACTCGACAGGTTCGCCAACATTTGCAGAACGGATTCGCTTGACGGATTCTTACAGGGAAATCTCGCGGCGGTGAAGAATACAAGCGGCGTGTACGAATTCAACGCCCCGCACATTTCCGTTGTATCGAACTCGTTGCCGTTATCGCAAAGCCCCGCATTGAACGATGTCTTTGACAGCATGCACATCTATTTCGGCGATATGCACACGCATTCATCGATATCCAATGACTGCGCGGACCGCCAGAAAAGCAACAGCACGCCTGAACGTCACTTCACCTATGCCCGCGATGTGGCCGCGCTCGATTTCGCGGCACTTACCGATCATCATCAGCCGTGGGACAGCGAGCGCAATAAGATAGGCGAAAAGAACTGGGAGATCATCTGCTCCACGGCTAAGCGCTTCACGGCGGCGGGAGAATTCATCGCATTCCCGGGTTTTGAATACCGCTGCCCCCGCGGCGACACGGCGATAGTGCTCAACGAGGACATCTCCTACGCAGAGATCGATGACCCATCATTGAAAGATATCCGTACCCTCTGGGAAAAATTCAAAGGACGGGATTATCTCAGCATTCCGCACTTTCATAATACCGGAAGCCTGCCCGTAAACGAATGGTATCGATGCCCAGACGAACGCATAGAGCCGGTGCTTGAGATCAATTCATGCCACGGGAGCTATGAACGCGAAGGGGCGCTCGAGACGGGTCTATCGACATCGAAACCGTTCCGCAGCGACCGATGCGGGAATTATTTTCTGCAGAACGGCTATCCCTGCGGCTTCGTCTGCAATTCCGACGGTCATATCGGCAATCCCGGGAACAATGGACTTACGGCCGTCTTCGCGCGCGAGCTTACCCGCGAAGCGATATTCGAAGCGATACGCAACCGTCATGTCTACGGCACCACCAATGCGCGGATACGCCTTTTGTTCACGATGAACGGCTCTCTCATGGGCTCACGGCTTACTGCGGTCGATGAGAAGAAACTATCGATATCGCTATCCGGCGAAAGTAAATTCAAAGCGGTGGATATTTTCAGGAACGGCGTACTCTTCCGGCGCTTCAAACCGTATGCGGTCGATTTCCAGGAGACAATGACCATTCGTGACGCCGGAAAGTCGAGCTGGTATGTGCGGGCCATACAGATGGATAATCACGTTGCGTATGCAAGTCCGATCTGGTTCACCTGA
- a CDS encoding glycosyl hydrolase family 28-related protein yields MRFFLYIALACFTAGAQEFDAQFIELIKRKNNLTEEGWKLFVPYIHPLVASPIAEGLDLTVPSELENQALAAMGFVDVTAAPFNADPSGKNDSTKAVQSAVDFSRDHQMACFFPPGIYLISDTIVCRNKLEVRGNGRILNATAHPCILIGSVRDPKKRARLLLAPNAPGFNEPEKRKIVIHFLSSSCPKVGLKAYNDPERPFAASQYNQTFHDIDIVIGEANAGAVGIRMQAAEGSSVQNVTIDATHGHTGMLGASGSGGSHHAITVIGGRIGIDTRGFPPEFKETDTGTQPTPTMTYVRLSSQTEAAFVNKSRGPFIAIGWHITCASAHTAIKNAAQEANAPFNGSIAMIDSIIEFEKPSPDNRALASERDFYFNNVYIKNAAIISDDRKGNPSGWIAVRHLASSVKPPDHRGYAFDTSPYVEEKRSPIVFSARNEAPPSNLCSRHYWGNDFPSWEKGAVNVKDSAIGARGDGVTDDTKALQNAIDAHEIVFLPKGYYLITATLRLKPNTKLIGIDHTLSHIISGEQFGGAAEGTPLVETADDAQARTVIAFLGICPSVQGKSGVNDNILHNYALNWKCGRRSICRSIDVGSIRPYGFPATMPAGISNYTSVRPMVLIENNGGGKWYNFYKESVYNYMPSYRHLSLRNTKEPIAFYHMHAQDADVFAQCEISNAADVSIYGIKTEHQTRFLYAHDSRHIRVFGLGGYATALKGSAHLLFRNVDDILISNPGDQAWLEPTKFWTNVRPYYQYNIKEYHPFIIERQNGSFACPSLDRPIAFFSGETYADLKQNAAIKKKAAHNELIKDVPRDAAVTGIKKGIKRCAERYEITDFPDNFSDQTCIAVPRGDPKTAGKGFSFSVTSPSALYIIVMRKAGYMPPSDWKRTDMTVTYRINEKLAMTDDVYVLKTEGGRIDVPQHDGNDGTFGIPHMAVVIPE; encoded by the coding sequence ATGCGATTTTTCCTATACATAGCCCTTGCCTGCTTCACCGCCGGGGCACAGGAATTCGATGCACAATTCATCGAGCTCATCAAGCGTAAGAACAATCTCACCGAAGAGGGATGGAAACTGTTCGTGCCATACATACATCCCCTGGTCGCCTCGCCGATAGCAGAAGGGCTCGATCTTACCGTTCCGTCTGAGCTGGAAAACCAAGCGCTCGCCGCCATGGGTTTCGTCGATGTCACCGCCGCCCCGTTCAATGCCGACCCTTCCGGTAAGAACGATTCGACAAAGGCCGTCCAATCCGCCGTCGACTTCAGCCGCGATCATCAGATGGCATGCTTTTTCCCGCCGGGGATATATCTTATTTCGGACACGATAGTATGCAGGAATAAACTCGAGGTACGCGGGAACGGCAGGATACTGAACGCAACGGCTCATCCGTGTATATTGATCGGATCGGTACGCGATCCGAAAAAACGCGCGCGGCTTCTTCTCGCACCGAATGCCCCCGGCTTCAACGAGCCGGAAAAACGAAAGATAGTCATCCATTTCCTGAGCAGTTCATGTCCTAAGGTCGGCTTGAAAGCGTATAATGATCCCGAAAGACCGTTCGCTGCAAGCCAGTACAATCAAACCTTCCATGATATTGATATTGTCATCGGGGAAGCGAATGCCGGCGCGGTCGGTATCCGCATGCAGGCGGCGGAGGGTTCGAGCGTTCAGAACGTGACCATTGATGCAACGCACGGTCATACCGGCATGCTGGGCGCTTCCGGAAGCGGCGGCAGTCATCATGCGATAACGGTCATCGGCGGACGCATCGGCATCGACACGCGCGGTTTCCCGCCGGAGTTCAAAGAAACCGATACCGGAACGCAGCCGACACCCACCATGACGTACGTTCGGCTTTCCAGCCAAACAGAAGCTGCATTCGTTAATAAATCGCGCGGGCCGTTCATCGCCATCGGCTGGCATATCACTTGCGCGAGCGCACACACTGCGATAAAGAACGCCGCGCAGGAAGCGAATGCCCCGTTTAACGGCAGCATCGCCATGATAGACAGCATTATTGAATTTGAAAAGCCATCCCCGGATAACCGCGCACTAGCAAGCGAGCGTGATTTTTATTTCAATAATGTATATATAAAGAATGCCGCCATTATCTCGGATGATCGAAAAGGGAATCCCTCCGGGTGGATAGCGGTTCGTCACCTCGCCTCATCCGTGAAACCGCCGGATCATCGAGGCTATGCATTCGACACATCCCCCTATGTCGAAGAGAAAAGATCGCCGATAGTCTTTTCCGCCCGGAATGAAGCCCCCCCGTCCAACCTGTGCTCACGGCATTATTGGGGAAATGATTTCCCGTCATGGGAAAAAGGCGCGGTGAATGTGAAGGATTCGGCCATCGGTGCAAGAGGCGACGGAGTGACTGATGATACAAAAGCGCTGCAGAATGCCATTGATGCTCACGAGATCGTCTTCCTCCCCAAGGGGTATTATCTTATTACAGCTACACTCCGGCTCAAGCCGAACACAAAACTGATCGGCATCGACCATACACTCTCGCATATCATTTCAGGGGAGCAATTCGGCGGTGCGGCGGAGGGTACACCGCTGGTGGAAACGGCAGATGACGCCCAGGCACGGACCGTGATAGCCTTTCTCGGCATATGCCCGTCGGTACAGGGGAAAAGCGGGGTCAATGACAACATCCTCCATAACTATGCACTAAATTGGAAATGCGGAAGAAGATCGATATGCCGGAGCATCGATGTGGGATCGATCCGTCCGTATGGATTTCCCGCAACGATGCCGGCGGGTATCAGCAATTACACTTCGGTACGCCCCATGGTGCTCATCGAGAACAACGGCGGCGGGAAATGGTACAACTTTTACAAGGAAAGCGTCTATAATTATATGCCGAGCTATCGCCATCTGTCCTTACGGAACACAAAAGAGCCTATCGCCTTCTACCACATGCACGCCCAGGATGCCGACGTATTCGCACAGTGCGAAATATCGAATGCTGCCGACGTAAGTATCTACGGCATAAAGACCGAACATCAGACGCGATTCCTCTATGCGCACGACAGCCGTCATATCCGCGTTTTCGGCCTGGGGGGCTATGCGACCGCGCTCAAGGGCTCCGCGCATCTGCTTTTCAGGAATGTCGACGACATCCTCATTTCCAACCCGGGGGACCAGGCATGGCTTGAGCCGACAAAATTCTGGACGAATGTCCGGCCGTATTACCAGTACAATATAAAAGAATATCACCCGTTCATCATAGAGCGGCAGAACGGCTCTTTCGCCTGCCCATCGCTCGATCGGCCGATTGCGTTTTTCAGCGGTGAAACATATGCCGATCTTAAACAGAATGCCGCGATAAAAAAGAAAGCGGCGCACAATGAATTGATAAAGGATGTCCCGCGCGATGCGGCGGTCACCGGAATAAAAAAAGGGATAAAGCGCTGCGCCGAACGTTATGAGATTACCGACTTCCCAGATAATTTCTCGGACCAGACATGCATCGCAGTTCCCCGAGGCGATCCCAAAACCGCAGGCAAGGGATTTTCGTTCTCTGTCACATCACCCTCGGCACTCTATATCATTGTTATGCGCAAAGCGGGGTACATGCCGCCATCCGACTGGAAAAGGACCGATATGACCGTCACCTATCGCATTAATGAGAAGCTCGCCATGACCGATGATGTCTATGTCCTGAAGACCGAAGGCGGGAGGATCGATGTGCCGCAGCATGACGGCAACGATGGTACGTTCGGGATCCCGCATATGGCCGTGGTGATACCGGAATAG
- a CDS encoding sulfatase-like hydrolase/transferase produces MSSLEKKPHIVIFNPDEMRADGMRHLGNPAAATPNLDSVTAVDGVSFSGAFCQNPVCTPSRCSFMSGWYLHVRGHRSMTYMMQPDEPVLLKTLKDSGYHVWWGGKNDLIPGESSCEPYCHERFQAKREGTRNDRKLQPFRANDNAHAWRGEPGSDTYYSFFAGKLDTAGDTVHYDSDWAVVDEAIAQIKNRPTDKPLCLFLALSYPHPPYAVEDPWFSMIDRTKAPPRIREWQGKSGMLRGLHERLGMDGWCEERWTELRAVYYGMCARVDHQFGMVMSALREAGIYDDTAVFFFSDHGDFAGDYGVVEKSQNTFEDVLTRVPFVIKPPKDIPVRPGVRDALVELIDFPATVLELSGITPGYSHFGKSLIPLMQGVDTTHRDAVFCEGGRLAGERHCTETTAGNDEPSGMYYPRVMMHRSESGEHGKAVMCRTRTHKYVLRLFEKDELYDLVSDPNEQKNIIDEPAMRETALVMRERILKFFLETGDIVPHLINKR; encoded by the coding sequence GTGTCCTCCCTCGAAAAAAAACCGCATATCGTTATATTCAATCCTGACGAAATGCGCGCTGACGGGATGCGCCATCTGGGAAATCCGGCAGCGGCAACTCCCAATCTCGATTCTGTTACGGCTGTTGACGGCGTATCGTTCAGCGGAGCGTTCTGCCAGAACCCGGTGTGCACGCCGAGCCGCTGCAGCTTCATGAGCGGCTGGTATCTGCACGTACGCGGGCATCGCTCCATGACATACATGATGCAGCCCGATGAACCGGTGCTGCTGAAGACATTGAAAGACAGCGGGTATCATGTATGGTGGGGCGGCAAGAACGATCTTATTCCCGGCGAGAGCTCATGCGAACCGTACTGTCATGAGCGTTTTCAGGCAAAGCGTGAAGGCACCCGTAACGACAGAAAACTGCAACCGTTCCGCGCAAATGATAACGCGCATGCGTGGCGTGGTGAACCGGGAAGCGATACGTACTATTCGTTCTTTGCCGGCAAACTCGATACCGCAGGAGATACAGTTCATTATGATTCTGACTGGGCTGTTGTCGATGAAGCGATAGCGCAGATAAAGAACCGCCCGACGGATAAACCCCTGTGCCTGTTCCTTGCCCTCTCCTACCCGCATCCGCCCTATGCTGTTGAAGACCCATGGTTCTCCATGATAGACCGTACAAAGGCGCCGCCGCGCATCCGCGAATGGCAGGGAAAATCCGGCATGCTGAGGGGCCTCCATGAGCGGCTCGGCATGGATGGCTGGTGCGAAGAGCGTTGGACGGAGCTGCGCGCGGTGTATTACGGGATGTGCGCACGCGTCGATCATCAATTCGGCATGGTGATGAGCGCGTTGCGCGAAGCGGGGATATACGACGACACGGCGGTGTTCTTCTTTTCCGATCACGGTGACTTTGCCGGCGACTACGGCGTCGTTGAAAAATCGCAAAACACGTTCGAGGATGTGCTTACACGCGTGCCATTCGTGATAAAGCCGCCCAAGGACATTCCTGTCAGGCCCGGAGTACGCGATGCACTCGTCGAGCTCATCGATTTTCCTGCAACGGTTCTCGAACTAAGCGGTATAACACCCGGCTATTCACATTTCGGCAAGTCGCTCATACCGCTCATGCAGGGAGTTGACACAACACACCGGGATGCGGTATTCTGTGAGGGCGGGCGGCTCGCCGGAGAGCGGCATTGCACCGAAACAACCGCGGGCAATGATGAGCCGAGCGGCATGTATTACCCGCGTGTCATGATGCATCGAAGTGAATCGGGCGAACACGGCAAGGCGGTGATGTGCCGCACCCGAACGCATAAATATGTGCTTCGGCTTTTCGAGAAGGATGAGCTCTATGATCTCGTGAGCGATCCAAACGAACAAAAGAATATCATCGATGAACCGGCTATGCGCGAAACAGCCCTTGTAATGCGCGAGCGCATACTGAAATTCTTTCTCGAAACCGGCGATATTGTCCCGCATTTGATAAATAAACGTTGA